Proteins encoded by one window of Oligoflexus sp.:
- a CDS encoding tetratricopeptide repeat protein yields the protein MKSGFGARNFLGNQSVLIIEPTLNYKNSMKGFLSNLKITNYKFVSTVRDAKISLLTMDVGLFICEWSLKDMNGIQFCREIKENPRHTQTPFLLLSVENLKKDVILASEVGIDGYLLKPFSFEEFRDSVMSVLRVKRAPSPINRTIDEAQELLRLNETDRAEGLFEQARQANPQSARALTGLAQVADIRGDAARAIMLLKQAHHANPDYVDAIRSLVELYLVRGPTRDLIEMAEKAHKVSPENPKYTLILAKAFLEEEDLPQSEIFFKKTIRLSPKLAQAYKGLGRLYLIQDDYDSAMKNFEKALDFDEKDVSVLNSLGLAYVKLEKYNEGIEKYMAALKMRPNDFRIIFNLGYAKEKLGDLEAARFYYQQVLTHNPEFDKAKRRLKNLGAA from the coding sequence ATGAAATCCGGGTTTGGGGCCCGCAATTTCCTCGGGAATCAAAGCGTTCTTATCATAGAGCCTACCCTGAACTATAAAAATTCCATGAAAGGCTTTCTCAGCAATCTGAAGATCACCAACTATAAATTCGTGTCCACGGTTCGCGACGCCAAAATCAGCCTTCTCACGATGGATGTCGGGCTTTTCATCTGTGAATGGAGCCTGAAGGACATGAATGGCATCCAGTTCTGTCGGGAAATCAAAGAAAATCCCCGGCACACGCAGACCCCATTCTTGCTCCTTTCTGTCGAAAACCTCAAGAAAGACGTGATCTTGGCAAGTGAGGTCGGCATCGACGGCTACCTTTTGAAGCCCTTCAGCTTCGAGGAATTCCGCGATTCGGTGATGAGCGTTCTCAGGGTCAAACGCGCCCCTTCCCCGATCAATAGAACCATAGATGAAGCTCAGGAACTCCTCCGGCTCAATGAAACCGATCGAGCCGAAGGGCTGTTTGAGCAGGCGAGGCAGGCCAATCCGCAGTCGGCGCGCGCCCTCACGGGACTGGCCCAGGTCGCTGATATCCGGGGTGATGCCGCGCGGGCCATCATGCTTTTGAAACAGGCGCACCATGCCAATCCCGATTATGTGGACGCGATCCGTTCGCTCGTCGAGCTTTACCTCGTGCGCGGACCCACCCGGGATCTGATCGAGATGGCGGAAAAGGCCCACAAAGTCAGCCCGGAAAATCCCAAATATACCCTGATTCTCGCCAAGGCGTTTTTGGAGGAGGAGGATCTTCCGCAGTCCGAGATCTTCTTCAAAAAGACCATCCGATTATCCCCGAAATTGGCTCAAGCTTATAAAGGACTCGGACGCCTTTACCTGATTCAGGACGACTACGATTCGGCCATGAAGAACTTCGAAAAGGCCCTGGATTTCGATGAAAAGGACGTGAGCGTTCTGAATTCCCTGGGACTGGCCTATGTCAAGCTGGAGAAATACAACGAGGGTATCGAGAAATATATGGCGGCACTGAAGATGCGGCCCAATGATTTCCGCATCATCTTCAATCTAGGATATGCCAAGGAAAAACTGGGCGACCTCGAAGCCGCCCGTTTTTACTATCAGCAGGTTCTGACTCATAATCCTGAATTTGACAAGGCCAAACGGCGTCTGAAGAACCTTGGAGCCGCTTAG
- a CDS encoding acetoacetate--CoA ligase, translated as MTRDDNALWQAGRERLHASHMWKFKSHCEAQTGASFSNYHALHQWSVDDPAAFWGAASDYLGIIWDKVPSAVLVPPPAGKMRGARWFPDGQLSFARNLLAHQDKNPAKIISIIEGLRDPVVLPSESLKTQVAQCTAALQKAGVKYGDRVAGICPNTSEAIIAMLATSALGAIWSSCSPDFGSEGILDRFSQIEPTVLFATRAYTYSDKFIDCAETASLVSRSLPTLRASIMIDPLGVGQHPAPFVSWQNFLGGMSAKEALAAFAPVATPFDHPLYILFSSGTTGKPKCIVHSVGGTLLQHKKELMLHSDLGPGKRLLYFTTCGWMMWNWMVSALATGADLVLFEGSINRQNFAVLWQAVSDHGVTCFGTSPKFLASCMKAGLHPRTDFPLDRLETMLSTGSPLMPEHFEWVYEVVKPDIHLASISGGTDIVSCFMLGNPWLPVYVGEIQGPGLGMAVDCWDEDGHPLRQKRGELVCTKPFPCMPIGFWKDDGRKYQEAYFNFYPHVEVWRHGDFIEITAHGGITVYGRSDATLNPGGVRIGTAEIYRQVEQFPEVQDSLAVSRQRDGDAEMVLFVKLKEGSALNDELVRKIKLELRQKLSPRHVPAAIVQVKDIPYTRSGKKLELAVTRILHREPLDNLSAIVNPECLLEYESFR; from the coding sequence ATGACCAGGGATGATAATGCTTTGTGGCAGGCAGGACGCGAGCGTTTGCACGCCAGCCACATGTGGAAATTCAAAAGCCATTGTGAGGCCCAAACGGGCGCCTCCTTCTCGAATTATCATGCGCTGCATCAATGGTCGGTTGATGATCCCGCGGCGTTCTGGGGCGCAGCTTCTGACTATTTGGGGATTATCTGGGACAAGGTCCCGAGCGCGGTCCTCGTGCCGCCACCCGCCGGAAAAATGCGTGGCGCTCGATGGTTTCCCGACGGTCAGCTCAGTTTTGCTCGAAACCTGTTAGCTCATCAGGATAAAAATCCCGCCAAGATCATATCTATAATAGAAGGTCTGCGGGACCCCGTCGTTCTTCCCAGTGAAAGCCTGAAAACCCAGGTGGCTCAATGCACAGCGGCCCTCCAGAAGGCCGGTGTAAAGTACGGAGATCGCGTCGCCGGGATCTGTCCGAACACCAGCGAAGCCATCATTGCCATGCTGGCGACGAGCGCGCTCGGAGCCATCTGGTCGTCCTGTTCTCCTGACTTTGGCAGCGAGGGGATCCTCGATCGCTTTAGCCAGATCGAACCCACCGTCCTGTTCGCTACGAGGGCCTATACATACAGCGATAAATTCATAGATTGTGCCGAGACGGCTTCGCTTGTAAGCCGAAGTTTGCCGACCCTGAGGGCGAGCATCATGATCGATCCCTTGGGTGTTGGACAGCATCCGGCCCCCTTTGTATCCTGGCAAAATTTTCTCGGCGGCATGAGCGCGAAGGAAGCCTTGGCTGCATTCGCACCCGTCGCGACCCCTTTCGATCATCCGCTCTATATCCTTTTCTCCTCGGGCACGACCGGCAAACCCAAGTGCATCGTGCATTCCGTCGGGGGCACCCTGCTTCAGCACAAAAAGGAACTGATGCTTCACAGTGATTTGGGTCCAGGCAAGCGCCTGCTCTATTTCACAACCTGCGGGTGGATGATGTGGAACTGGATGGTGTCCGCTTTAGCCACGGGCGCGGATCTGGTTCTTTTCGAAGGCTCCATCAATCGGCAGAATTTCGCCGTGCTCTGGCAGGCGGTTTCGGATCATGGCGTGACCTGTTTCGGCACCAGTCCCAAATTTCTCGCAAGCTGCATGAAGGCCGGCCTTCACCCGCGGACCGACTTCCCCCTGGATCGCTTGGAAACCATGCTCTCCACGGGTTCCCCGCTCATGCCCGAACATTTCGAATGGGTGTACGAGGTCGTGAAGCCGGACATTCATCTCGCTTCCATCAGCGGTGGAACCGATATCGTTTCCTGCTTCATGCTCGGCAATCCCTGGCTGCCTGTTTACGTGGGCGAGATTCAAGGTCCCGGTCTCGGCATGGCCGTCGACTGCTGGGATGAGGACGGGCATCCTTTGCGTCAAAAACGTGGCGAACTCGTGTGCACCAAGCCTTTCCCGTGTATGCCGATCGGCTTTTGGAAGGATGACGGGCGGAAGTATCAGGAGGCCTATTTCAATTTCTATCCCCATGTCGAGGTGTGGCGCCACGGAGATTTCATCGAAATCACCGCGCATGGCGGCATCACCGTTTATGGTCGCTCCGACGCAACACTCAATCCGGGCGGCGTGCGCATTGGAACTGCCGAGATCTATCGCCAGGTCGAGCAATTCCCTGAGGTTCAGGACTCTCTGGCTGTTTCACGGCAAAGAGACGGTGATGCAGAGATGGTGCTGTTTGTAAAATTAAAAGAGGGGTCCGCGCTCAATGACGAACTGGTGCGGAAAATCAAGCTTGAGCTGCGGCAAAAACTTTCACCCCGGCATGTGCCGGCCGCCATTGTCCAGGTGAAAGATATTCCCTATACGCGGAGTGGGAAAAAACTGGAACTCGCGGTGACCCGAATCCTTCATCGAGAGCCCCTCGATAACCTCTCGGCCATCGTCAATCCGGAATGCTTGCTGGAATACGAGAGCTTCCGCTAA
- a CDS encoding ImmA/IrrE family metallo-endopeptidase encodes MLALFPEILHTVTSGDLETLACLVRKYFADKHIYSPRLRVEPLLINAGLELSRDDIADAARLFAADHRGAWHASLIVSPSLRDPGELNFTLAHLFGHFLLEIQPLMARGELKTHEVRERSGALGRFLKRPLIAPEEMQADAFASALLMPRGMVKKAYATLGTVADAAAFFNVRPELMEQRLAQLQLVRTKTEAAPTPAPEPLPKPAPKPQQSSLMKAQKSVAASHYRREEESAASAKPAAPKSSEGLSRLRAIARKIDKSVDP; translated from the coding sequence ATGCTCGCCTTATTCCCAGAGATTCTTCATACGGTCACGAGCGGCGATCTGGAAACTCTGGCGTGTTTGGTTCGAAAATATTTTGCGGATAAGCACATCTATAGCCCACGGCTTCGGGTGGAACCCTTATTGATCAATGCCGGTTTGGAATTATCGCGGGATGATATCGCGGACGCGGCGCGACTCTTCGCAGCCGACCATCGCGGGGCCTGGCATGCATCGCTGATCGTTTCCCCCAGCCTCCGCGATCCGGGTGAATTGAACTTTACCTTGGCGCACCTCTTCGGGCATTTCCTGCTTGAAATCCAACCGCTGATGGCCAGGGGTGAACTGAAAACGCATGAAGTGCGGGAGCGCAGCGGTGCGCTTGGTCGCTTTCTTAAACGTCCCTTGATTGCACCTGAAGAGATGCAAGCTGATGCTTTCGCGTCTGCCCTCCTCATGCCGCGTGGAATGGTGAAGAAAGCTTATGCGACCCTGGGAACAGTCGCCGACGCGGCTGCGTTTTTCAATGTGCGTCCGGAATTGATGGAGCAGCGACTTGCGCAGCTTCAGCTCGTCAGGACAAAGACCGAAGCTGCGCCAACGCCCGCACCCGAGCCGCTGCCCAAGCCTGCGCCGAAGCCCCAGCAAAGCAGTCTTATGAAGGCGCAAAAATCTGTGGCGGCTTCCCACTATCGCCGTGAAGAGGAATCGGCCGCGAGCGCGAAACCCGCGGCACCGAAATCGAGTGAAGGACTCAGTCGCCTGCGGGCTATTGCGCGGAAAATTGATAAATCAGTCGATCCTTAA
- a CDS encoding PilZ domain-containing protein has protein sequence MGDPALDEQRRSPRRVLTKLLPGPLLDSENKVLHCRPIDLSQEGLSILSEAQLSIGTQLTLKTHNQTVPLEVIWQKPDFGKQGLTRYGLRSNDESIDLEQMFRSAGCLK, from the coding sequence ATGGGGGATCCGGCATTGGATGAACAGAGGCGATCGCCTCGTCGTGTGCTCACGAAATTGCTCCCTGGACCCTTGCTCGATTCGGAGAATAAGGTCCTGCACTGTCGACCGATTGACCTTTCGCAGGAGGGCTTGTCCATCCTCAGCGAGGCCCAACTGAGTATCGGCACACAGCTGACCTTGAAAACCCATAATCAGACAGTGCCCCTTGAGGTCATCTGGCAAAAGCCCGACTTCGGAAAGCAGGGACTCACTCGTTACGGGCTCAGGTCCAATGATGAGTCGATCGATCTCGAACAAATGTTTCGTTCCGCTGGCTGTCTTAAGTGA
- a CDS encoding ABC transporter ATP-binding protein, whose protein sequence is MLTLDIHSLSKTFAQSQFRLGPLDLKMDEGDSLALFGKNGAGKSTLFHLITGHLRPDEGRIQVFGETMKVDAFALKRRMGYLPQNLDLPRWVSGFDIITYAMKLHGMQPLAAARERVLEYWDCVSFAHKPLAACSYGMQKRIALALASLHNPDLLILDEPFSGLDLFHIRALENLLEERRGKQLTIVSTHVAAHAAKLSNKAATMRDGQVMELKAWENADFMTRIALMEEQFFVPGSEVRA, encoded by the coding sequence ATGCTGACACTCGACATTCACTCCCTGAGCAAAACCTTTGCCCAGAGCCAGTTCCGCCTGGGTCCTCTGGATCTTAAGATGGACGAGGGCGACAGCCTCGCCCTCTTCGGCAAAAACGGAGCCGGCAAGTCCACCCTCTTTCATCTGATCACGGGACATCTTCGACCCGATGAGGGTCGCATTCAGGTCTTTGGCGAAACGATGAAGGTCGATGCCTTCGCTTTGAAAAGGCGAATGGGGTATCTGCCGCAGAACCTCGATCTTCCGCGCTGGGTGAGCGGCTTCGACATCATCACATATGCCATGAAATTGCATGGCATGCAGCCCCTCGCCGCAGCCCGCGAACGCGTCCTCGAATACTGGGATTGTGTGAGCTTCGCGCATAAACCCCTGGCCGCCTGCTCCTATGGAATGCAAAAGCGCATTGCCCTGGCGCTGGCCTCGCTGCATAACCCGGACCTTTTGATTCTGGATGAGCCTTTTTCCGGACTCGACCTCTTTCACATTCGCGCTCTGGAAAATCTTCTGGAGGAACGCCGCGGCAAACAGCTGACCATAGTCAGCACCCATGTCGCCGCTCACGCCGCCAAGCTGAGCAATAAGGCCGCGACCATGCGCGACGGTCAGGTTATGGAGCTGAAGGCCTGGGAAAATGCAGACTTTATGACTCGCATTGCCCTGATGGAGGAACAGTTTTTCGTTCCAGGATCCGAGGTCCGGGCATGA
- a CDS encoding ABC transporter ATP-binding protein, translating into MISTSLRRFTRLFAIELWPWYLGGTIFLAVTNIISLEIPQLAKEVVNALQAPIGEDDGHLARVALAIVGLGLTQIIVRSFSRILIFWPGRKLEATSKSYLFARALQLPQTFYDRFGMGDLISRLSNDLGQLRIFYAFAILQVLNLIFISVFTLYKMLSVHQQLTLVALSPILLMLVITRYVMPRMQQFTRKNQEAIGTLTNRVTESFTNIHVIQSNAAERSFHRLIEAENQKVFDTDMKVLLLRTLFFPLISSMTGLAQLIVLFMGGTLVVRGELSVGDILAFNIYLSYMAFPLTSIGIILSIYQRSKTALERLEPMFVEPLEGPDAASTKPRMDEAILNVRQLNFQYPGTQRSALQNLNFQVKAGEMLGICGPVGSGKSTLFQVLTRIYNPPDGSVFYRGQDINQLPTEQLRHEIGYGLQRVHLFSASIRENLGFGMDPKPDQAQLDEAARAAQIDREIMGFALGWETQIGEKGIRLSGGQKQRLALARLFLRQAPVLLLDDVLSAVDNITEARLIRELRKRGGTMLICSHRSSVLHLCDRVLLLKDGQIQDEGSFQELMRRHPELQEEIHDEPNPESV; encoded by the coding sequence ATGATCAGTACGAGCCTTCGGCGCTTCACCCGCCTTTTCGCGATCGAACTCTGGCCCTGGTATCTGGGTGGCACCATTTTCCTTGCGGTCACCAACATCATCTCCTTGGAAATTCCCCAGCTGGCCAAGGAAGTGGTCAACGCACTGCAGGCGCCCATCGGCGAGGATGATGGACACCTTGCGCGGGTGGCTCTGGCGATCGTCGGCCTGGGTTTGACCCAGATCATCGTGCGCAGTTTCTCCCGTATCCTGATCTTCTGGCCCGGACGAAAACTGGAGGCCACCTCCAAATCCTATCTTTTCGCTCGCGCTCTGCAGCTGCCGCAGACCTTTTACGATCGCTTCGGAATGGGCGATCTGATATCGCGCCTTTCGAACGACCTGGGTCAGCTGCGGATCTTCTATGCCTTCGCCATCCTGCAGGTCCTGAACCTCATATTCATCTCGGTCTTCACGCTCTATAAGATGCTGAGCGTTCATCAGCAGCTGACTTTGGTGGCCCTGTCCCCGATTCTGCTGATGCTGGTGATCACCCGCTACGTGATGCCACGCATGCAGCAGTTCACCCGGAAAAATCAGGAGGCGATCGGCACCCTGACCAACCGCGTGACGGAAAGCTTCACCAACATTCACGTCATCCAATCGAATGCCGCCGAGCGCAGCTTTCATCGACTGATCGAGGCCGAGAATCAGAAGGTCTTCGATACCGATATGAAGGTTCTGCTCCTCAGGACTCTATTTTTCCCCCTGATCAGCAGCATGACCGGGCTGGCCCAGCTGATTGTTCTTTTTATGGGCGGAACGCTGGTCGTCCGTGGTGAATTATCCGTGGGGGACATTCTCGCCTTTAACATCTATCTGTCCTATATGGCTTTTCCTTTGACCTCGATCGGCATCATCCTCTCGATCTATCAAAGGTCCAAGACCGCACTGGAGCGTCTGGAACCGATGTTCGTCGAACCTTTGGAAGGCCCCGACGCAGCATCCACCAAGCCCCGCATGGACGAGGCCATCCTGAATGTCCGGCAGCTGAACTTTCAGTATCCAGGTACACAAAGAAGCGCGCTGCAGAACCTGAATTTTCAGGTGAAGGCCGGTGAAATGCTCGGCATCTGCGGGCCTGTGGGTTCTGGGAAGAGCACCCTCTTTCAGGTTCTGACCCGCATCTATAATCCACCCGATGGGTCCGTCTTCTATCGCGGCCAGGACATCAACCAGCTGCCGACGGAGCAGTTGCGCCATGAGATTGGCTACGGCCTGCAGAGGGTCCACCTTTTTTCCGCGAGCATTCGGGAAAACCTCGGCTTCGGCATGGATCCCAAACCGGATCAGGCCCAGCTGGATGAAGCGGCCCGCGCGGCTCAGATCGATCGGGAAATCATGGGCTTCGCCCTGGGCTGGGAAACCCAGATCGGGGAAAAGGGCATCCGCCTTTCAGGGGGACAGAAGCAGCGTCTGGCTCTGGCGCGACTTTTTCTGCGCCAGGCTCCCGTGCTCCTGCTCGATGATGTGCTCTCGGCTGTCGATAATATTACCGAGGCCCGCCTGATCCGCGAACTCAGAAAACGGGGCGGCACCATGCTGATCTGCTCGCATCGCAGCTCGGTCCTGCACCTTTGTGATCGCGTGCTCCTGCTCAAGGACGGCCAAATCCAGGACGAAGGCAGCTTTCAGGAGCTGATGCGCCGTCATCCGGAGCTTCAAGAGGAAATTCATGACGAACCCAACCCTGAATCAGTTTAA
- a CDS encoding ABC transporter ATP-binding protein, with protein sequence MTNPTLNQFKKLGSDFKQLKKLWPFLAQQKRMILFACLLIPLISLLQMGIPFILKRTVDQGVMKGDLTAIKWGALAYLAVVLLEYATRATQTILTSRAVFQMVRSMRMALIEHIMRLSARFHDRTMSGALVTRATSDFDNLNESLNQGVLSSVVDLAVLLGALVGLFLLDWKLASVTLIILPITVMIIVMFSRALKHSMLLARVKIAALNAFTQECLYGSSTIKLLNAHRDSNQRFQKLTIEYRDAQMKSVVADAVLFAMLDGVSSVTIGIILWLAVSNLHDSTVLSAGIMIAFVQYVQNLFDPLKQLGNKIAMLQGAFTAIDRIFGIFDTQDFIQGEKPVKNLDGTVAFQNVSFQYLPDSKTLNHVSFQLQRGQSLAIVGATGSGKSTVIKLLTKLYDGYDGSITVDGLELRDMSGQELRRHIAIVPQDIVIFNGTVAFNIGLGDEQTDLERIKSAARFVGADRFIEQLPGAYDFVVREGGDNLSQGQRQLLAFARAIAKDPRIMILDEATSSVDPASEALIQQAIERIFTGRTLIVIAHRLSTIRKCNKILVLERGEVMEIGSHEELLAKRGRYFDLHQKMATEE encoded by the coding sequence ATGACGAACCCAACCCTGAATCAGTTTAAAAAACTCGGCTCGGATTTTAAGCAGCTGAAAAAACTTTGGCCCTTCCTGGCTCAGCAGAAGCGCATGATCTTGTTCGCCTGTCTTTTGATCCCGCTGATTTCGCTGCTGCAGATGGGCATTCCCTTTATTTTGAAACGCACGGTGGATCAGGGCGTGATGAAGGGGGATCTGACGGCGATCAAGTGGGGGGCGCTGGCCTACCTTGCGGTTGTGCTGCTGGAATATGCGACCCGGGCCACTCAGACCATTTTGACTTCACGCGCCGTCTTTCAGATGGTCCGGTCCATGCGAATGGCTTTGATTGAGCATATTATGCGGCTATCCGCGCGTTTTCATGATCGCACGATGAGCGGGGCGCTCGTCACGCGAGCCACGAGCGACTTTGATAACCTGAATGAATCCTTGAACCAGGGGGTCTTGAGTTCGGTCGTGGACCTTGCCGTCCTGCTTGGGGCGCTGGTGGGTCTTTTTCTTTTGGACTGGAAGCTCGCGTCTGTCACTCTGATCATATTACCGATCACGGTCATGATTATTGTGATGTTCTCGCGGGCGCTCAAGCATTCCATGCTGCTGGCGCGGGTGAAGATCGCGGCGCTGAATGCCTTCACTCAGGAATGCCTTTACGGAAGCAGCACCATCAAGCTTTTGAACGCGCATCGGGACAGCAATCAGCGTTTTCAAAAACTGACCATCGAATATCGGGATGCCCAGATGAAATCGGTGGTGGCGGATGCTGTGCTCTTCGCCATGCTCGATGGGGTGTCATCGGTTACGATTGGTATCATCCTTTGGCTGGCGGTTTCCAATCTGCATGACAGCACGGTCCTGAGCGCCGGCATCATGATCGCCTTCGTGCAGTATGTGCAGAACCTTTTCGATCCTTTGAAACAGCTCGGCAACAAGATTGCGATGCTGCAGGGGGCTTTCACGGCGATTGATCGAATCTTCGGGATCTTCGATACCCAGGATTTCATCCAAGGGGAAAAGCCGGTGAAGAATCTGGACGGGACGGTCGCGTTTCAAAACGTCAGCTTTCAGTACCTGCCGGATTCGAAAACCTTGAATCATGTTTCGTTTCAGCTGCAGCGCGGTCAGTCGCTGGCTATCGTCGGGGCGACTGGCTCCGGGAAATCCACGGTCATCAAGCTTTTAACCAAGCTTTATGATGGCTATGATGGGTCGATCACTGTCGATGGCCTTGAGCTTCGCGACATGAGCGGCCAGGAACTCCGGCGGCATATTGCGATCGTTCCGCAGGACATCGTGATCTTTAACGGAACGGTGGCCTTCAACATTGGTTTGGGGGACGAACAAACCGACCTCGAACGCATCAAGTCCGCGGCGCGTTTCGTGGGTGCGGATCGATTCATTGAGCAGCTGCCAGGAGCCTACGACTTTGTCGTAAGGGAAGGCGGGGATAATCTCTCGCAGGGGCAAAGGCAGCTCCTCGCTTTTGCCCGCGCGATCGCCAAAGACCCGCGCATCATGATCCTCGACGAGGCCACTTCATCAGTCGACCCGGCGTCCGAGGCTCTGATTCAGCAGGCGATTGAACGCATCTTTACCGGCCGCACCCTGATTGTGATTGCGCACCGCCTGTCGACGATTCGCAAGTGCAATAAGATCCTGGTGCTGGAACGCGGTGAGGTGATGGAAATCGGCTCGCATGAGGAACTGCTGGCGAAACGGGGGCGTTATTTCGATCTTCACCAGAAGATGGCGACGGAGGAATAG
- a CDS encoding HEAT repeat domain-containing protein: protein MRKIFVGIGLATLVSLLAFGWYKLRKNSHVTLPQDSACLEFTLQWKEAFAVQQQDAAQQYEIIVTELAADNERLATLRVRQGKDMDIAFYASLDPQTSAVIFRSSEPPSDDLIRLIYGSLQKMPAWSLGAPLSLTAVPREDLNGIYTENLQFDGKHLRKTKTAYQLPDDSGLSIAVPDSQMNIVYEPHGGRKILSQGDGRERLEIRFRKQDPTTASSSFELQRTGAKSKTCASESSAQMIASQKLIPVTMERYRQAMIETVQASIAKQTAPVSAEVFHQGIKELLTLLDGPETSEQGHRINALYSQSLDFLRAHPEAAQDLLPAIRDAVQKRKERFLNLLSDLLGNVDGSEASAVMRELLTALDEQGWTDQMPRSISSMQFIQHPDAESIEALRRYYEREKTWTPIKDASLLALATLSGRTQQASSLERDLQKQALSSKAQHVRVMAVEGLGNLRQENSVKALQTLSRDPDIDVAVRALRALTFIPFPDSASYFIGRALDTREPGELREQAWKCLSQMKKTSESWARIVDHYRDARQQKFLNAIVQAPGFAENISVQEQIRQLPQLYDWEIATLKAYTPLREGD, encoded by the coding sequence ATGCGTAAAATTTTTGTTGGCATTGGACTGGCTACACTCGTTTCGCTATTGGCCTTCGGCTGGTATAAATTGCGCAAAAATTCGCACGTCACCCTGCCTCAGGATAGCGCTTGCCTGGAATTCACGCTGCAGTGGAAGGAAGCTTTCGCAGTGCAGCAGCAGGATGCTGCGCAGCAGTATGAAATCATCGTGACAGAACTGGCGGCAGATAATGAACGGCTCGCGACCCTGCGGGTACGTCAGGGCAAGGATATGGACATTGCCTTTTATGCCAGCCTCGATCCCCAGACCTCGGCTGTCATCTTTCGCAGTTCCGAACCGCCGAGCGATGATTTGATCCGCCTGATTTACGGAAGCCTCCAAAAAATGCCCGCCTGGTCTCTGGGCGCGCCTCTTTCTTTGACCGCGGTTCCCCGTGAGGATCTGAACGGAATTTATACGGAAAATCTGCAATTCGATGGAAAGCATCTTCGAAAAACCAAGACGGCTTATCAACTTCCAGACGACTCCGGTTTGTCGATAGCAGTGCCGGATTCGCAAATGAACATAGTCTACGAGCCCCATGGAGGGCGTAAAATCCTGAGCCAGGGAGATGGGCGCGAGAGGCTGGAGATACGTTTTCGTAAGCAGGATCCAACCACAGCATCCAGCAGTTTCGAGCTGCAAAGGACAGGCGCAAAAAGCAAAACCTGTGCAAGCGAATCGTCGGCCCAGATGATTGCCAGCCAAAAGCTGATACCGGTGACAATGGAGCGCTATCGGCAGGCCATGATTGAAACTGTGCAGGCAAGTATCGCGAAGCAAACGGCGCCGGTAAGTGCCGAGGTTTTCCATCAGGGCATCAAGGAGCTGCTGACATTGCTCGATGGACCGGAGACTTCGGAACAGGGTCACCGTATTAATGCCCTCTACAGCCAAAGCCTGGACTTTCTGCGCGCGCATCCCGAGGCTGCCCAGGACCTCCTTCCTGCCATTCGTGATGCCGTTCAGAAGAGAAAGGAACGTTTCCTGAATCTTTTGAGCGATCTACTTGGCAATGTCGACGGCTCCGAAGCCTCGGCTGTCATGAGGGAGCTTTTAACTGCGCTGGATGAACAGGGTTGGACGGATCAAATGCCTCGCAGCATCTCGTCGATGCAATTTATCCAGCATCCTGACGCAGAATCCATCGAAGCCCTTCGTCGCTACTATGAGCGCGAGAAAACCTGGACCCCGATCAAGGACGCGAGCCTGCTGGCTCTGGCCACTCTTTCGGGACGTACGCAGCAGGCATCGAGTCTGGAGCGGGATCTACAAAAGCAGGCCCTGAGCAGCAAGGCTCAACATGTACGTGTCATGGCCGTAGAAGGCCTCGGCAACCTACGACAGGAAAATTCGGTTAAAGCACTCCAGACCCTTAGTCGGGATCCGGACATCGATGTGGCTGTGAGAGCCCTTCGAGCTTTAACCTTTATTCCCTTTCCAGACAGCGCAAGCTATTTCATCGGTCGAGCCCTGGATACTCGGGAGCCGGGCGAATTGCGGGAACAGGCCTGGAAATGCCTCAGCCAGATGAAAAAAACCTCGGAGTCATGGGCACGCATCGTCGATCACTATCGGGACGCGCGCCAGCAGAAATTCTTGAATGCCATTGTCCAGGCGCCCGGATTTGCGGAAAACATCAGCGTTCAGGAACAGATTCGGCAATTGCCCCAGCTCTACGACTGGGAAATCGCTACTCTTAAGGCTTACACTCCACTCCGTGAAGGCGATTGA